A window of Enoplosus armatus isolate fEnoArm2 chromosome 3, fEnoArm2.hap1, whole genome shotgun sequence contains these coding sequences:
- the chl1b gene encoding neural cell adhesion molecule L1-like protein isoform X2 has protein sequence MRLQRSPGLVAVLGLIACICAFHTATAIDIPLEVEQLPTITAQSPSSLIAFPFDESFPMTCEAKGNPEPEFRWTKNGQEFDPFLDPRLMKEENSGTFVIPNNGNLTEYQGTYRCYASNKLGTAISKEIEFIVPHVPKFPKETLEPVVVEEGQPFVLQCDPPKGIPPLQIYWMTINLQHIEQDERVSMGLNGDLYFSHAEEKDSRRDYCCFAAFPRIRTIVQKTAMSVIVKTTNAILERRPSLLMPSGDRSETQLVKGEDLKLECIAEGFPTPQVEWVKMGHQLPDKAKLENHGKLLIVPRVEQEDGGKYMCKAKNALGQAAHYFTVTVEEPPEWVSEPESQLSMIGSNVLIRCSAGGSPRPTVTWRVNGVPLREAPAANRKALDDTIVLHNAKASDSAVYQCEASNRHGTLLSNANIMIMNLPPMILTKEGEDYSAVEGKGVMMHCQVFSSPPPTITWSKDDSSESVEGPRFAVHDNGSLEIFSVEKGDVGQYTCLAKNTEGSSAIDTMLYVKDPTTIVVAPEDLQILIGTTAQLSCHAQYDKSFSNDFELLWEKDDMEIAFNYTENSRYFVEDGILQIINVSHGDQGVYTCVARTPVDQHTASALLMVLDVPDAPEYLVLSEHKSKSVKLKWIPGDDHNSSTTDFIVEFEESQWEPGNWKELLRVPGNHNSAVLKLHGHVDYRFRVSGVNTVGRGPHSEPTERYKTPAAAPDKNPENIKIEGHLPDEMDINWGPLLPIEHNGPGLEYKVSYRRQDVEEDWKEHMVKRHSFVVKNTPTFVPYEIKIQARNHQGWGPEPKLVTGYSGEDFPSAAPDEVAVEVMNSSAVKVSWTPVHKDKLHGHLGGYRINWWRLRSLLESKKSHRDKHTLTLPGDRHHAAVPGLTPFSEYSLIVMTFNGRGNGPGSHPVHFKTPEGVPEKNPVFRVTDVQRHTVSLVWAPPLEPNGILTGYLLEYQLINDTEDVGPLQTVDISNPDTTQWILRDLEPVSKYKLYLRSCTTVGCGPVVSEECTTTLERTVSDSSANISWTSGGEHTEFYIAYMNNRKLMFSLLVSGSEGLWKISEALNTSKTFHIIDGLEPGTEYTVRLVPNGWVDNSSIFEDVITTGLTGLASVHGGISTQGWFIGLMCAIALLTLIVLIACFVNRNKGGKYSVKEKEDLHPDVESQGMNDDTFCEYSDNDEKPLKGSQRSLSREIKAGDSGDSLVDYGDEDVQFNEDGSFIGEYAGRKEKRASAEIKATAQTPA, from the exons ATGAGGTTGCAGAGGAGCCCGGGGTTGGTCGCCGTGCTGGGTTTGATCGCCTGTATTTGTGCCTTCCATACCGCTACAGCCATCGACATCCCCCTGGAGG TCGAGCAGCTGCCCACCATCACAGCGCAGTCGCCCAGCTCTCTCATCGCCTTCCCTTTCGACGAGAGCTTCCCCATGACGTGCGAAGCCAAAGGGAATCCCGAGCCAGA ATTCAGATGGACGAAGAATGGCCAGGAATTCGACCCCTTTCTAGACCCCCGGCTGATGAAAGAGGAGAACTCTGGGACCTTTGTGATACCCAATAATGGGAACCTCACAGAGTACCAGGGAACCTATCGCTGTTACGCCTCAAACAAACTGGGGACCGCCATATCGAAGGAGATTGAGTTCATTGTGCCCC ATGTTCCAAAGTTTCCTAAAGAGACACTTGAGCCCGTTGTGGTGGAGGAAGGCCAGCCTTTCGTTTTACAGTGTGACCCCCCTAAAGGAATACCTCCTCTGCAGATCTACTGGATGACTATCA ATCTCCAGCACATTGAGCAGGACGAGAGGGTGTCTATGGGCCTGAACGGAGACCTTTACTTCTCTCACGCCGAGGAGAAGGACAGCAGGAGAGACTACTGCTGCTTCGCCGCCTTCCCGAGGATACGAACCATCGTTCAGAAGACCGCCATGTCCGTCATTGTCAAGACAA CTAATGCAATCCTGGAGAGAAGACCCTCTCTTCTGATGCCCTCTGGTGACAGATCAGAGACACAGCTGGTCAAAGGAGAGGACTTGAAATTGGAGTGTATTGCTGAGGGATT TCCAACTCCACAGGTTGAGTGGGTGAAGATGGGTCATCAACTTCCCGATAAAGCAAAACTGGAGAATCACGGGAAATTGCTGATTGTGCCGAGAGTTGAGCAGGAGGACGGTGGGAAGTACATGTGCAAGGCAAAGAACGCGCTTGGACAAGCTGCCCATTACTTCACGGTGACAGTAGAAG AGCCTCCAGAGTGGGTGTCTGAGCCCGAGAGCCAGCTCAGTATGATCGGCTCCAACGTGCTCATCAGGTGCTCTGCCGGCGGGAGTCCCCGGCCGACTGTAACATGGAGGGTGAACGGGGTCCCTCTGCGGG AGGCGCCTGCGGCCAACAGGAAGGCGTTAGATGATACCATCGTCTTACACAACGCCAAAGCCTCCGACAGTGCGGTCTACCAGTGTGAGGCCTCCAACAGACACGGGACCCTTCTGTCCAACGCAAACATCATGATTATGA ATCTGCCCCCCATGATTCTGACCAAGGAGGGGGAGGACTACTCTGCTGTGGAGGGGAAGGGAGTGATGATGCACTGCCAGGTcttcagctctcctcctcccactaTCACTTG GAGCAAAGACGACTCCTCCGAATCCGTGGAGGGGCCGAGGTTCGCCGTTCACGACAATGGGTCGCTGGAGATCTTCAGCGTGGAGAAAGGCGACGTCGGGCAGTACACGTGTTTAGCTAAAAACACGGAGGGATCGTCTGCCATCGACACCATGCTCTATGTGAAAG ATCCCACTACAATAGTCGTGGCCCCGGAGGACCTGCAGATCTTAATAGGTACCACGGCCCAGCTCTCATGCCACGCACAGTACGACAAGTCCTTCAGCAACGACTTTGAGCTCCTGTGGGAAAAAGATGATATGGAGATAGCCTTCAACTACACAGAGAATTCAAG ATACTTTGTGGAGGACGGTATTCTTCAGATTATCAATGTAAGCCACGGGGACCAGggtgtgtacacatgtgtggCAAGAACTCCAGTGGACCAGCACACGGCCTCAGCGCTGCTCATGGTGTTAG ACGTCCCCGATGCGCCCGAGTACTTGGTACTGTCTGAgcacaagagcaaaagtgtgaAACTGAAATGGATCCCCGGGGACGATCACAACAGCTCAACCACAG ACTTCATTGTCGAGTTCGAGGAGAGCCAGTGGGAGCCGGGGAACTGGAAGGAGCTGCTCCGAGTACCGGGGAACCACAACTCGGCCGTCCTCAAGCTCCACGGCCACGTCGACTACCGCTTCCGCGTGTCTGGCGTGAACACTGTGGGGAGGGGTCCTCACAGCGAGCCCACAGAGCGATACAAAACCCCCGCTGCAG CCCCTGACAAGAACcctgaaaatatcaaaatcgAAGGTCATTTGCCAGATGAAATGGATATCAACTGGGGG CCCTTGTTACCCATTGAGCACAACGGCCCTGGTCTGGAGTATAAGGTGAGCTACAGGAGACAGGACGTGGAGGAGGACTGGAAGGAACACATGGTGAAGAGACACTCGTTTGTGGTGAAGAACACACCCACCTTTGTGCCCTATGAGATCAAGATCCAAGCCAGGAACCATCAGGGCTGGGGCCCTGAGCCCAAGCTAGTCACTGGCTACTCAGGAGAGGACT TTCCCTCTGCTGCGCCTGACGAAGTAGCTGTGGAGGTGATGAACAGCTCAGCGGTCAAGGTTAGCTGGACGCCTGTACACAAGGACAAGCTACATGGACATCTGGGAGGCTACAGG ATAAACTGGTGGCGCCTGCGCAGTCTGTTGGAGTCAAAGAAAagccacagagacaaacacacgcTAACGCTCCCCGGGGACCGGCACCACGCCGCGGTACCGGGCCTGACGCCCTTCTCCGAGTACAGCCTCATCGTCATGACCTTCAACGGGCGGGGCAACGGCCCCGGCAGCCATCCCGTCCACTTCAAAACCCCAGAGGGAG TCCCCGAGAAAAATCCTGTTTTCAGGGTCACGGATGTACAAAGGCACACCGTCTCTCTGGTCTGGGCCCCGCCATTGGAGCCTAATGGGATTCTCACCGGGTACCTCCTCGAGTATCAGCTCA TCAACGACACGGAGGACGTGGGGCCACTGCAGACGGTGGACATCAGCAACCCCGACACCACCCAGTGGATCCTGCGCGACTTGGAGCCTGTGAGCAAATACAAGTTGTACCTGCGCTCCTGCACCACGGTGGGCTGCGGGCCTGTGGTCAGCGAGGAGTGCACCACTACCCTGGAAAGAA CTGTCAGCGACAGCTCGGCAAATATCAGCTGGACATCTGGAGGAGAGCACACAGAGTTTTATATTGCATACATGAACAACCGTAAGCTCATGTTTTCTCTGTTAGTTTCTGGAA GTGAGGGTCTCTGGAAGATATCAGAGGCCTTAAACACCTCTAAGACTTTCCACATCATTGACGGGCTCGAACCTGGGACTGAGTACACTGTGCGCCTTGTTCCTAACGGCTGGGTTGATAATTCTAGTATATTTGAAGATGTTATCACCACCGGGCTAACAG GTCTGGCCAGCGTCCACGGAGGAATATCCACCCAGGGCTGGTTTATCGGCCTGATGTGTGCCATCGCTCTCCTCACGCTCATTGTGTTGATCGCCTGCTTTGTCAACAGAAATAAAGGAGGAAAGTATTCCG taaaagaaaaagaggaccTCCACCCAGACGTGGAGTCCCAGGGCATGAATGACGACACATTTTGTGAATACAG CGACAACGATGAGAAGCCACTGAAGGGCAGCCAACGCTCGCTGAGCAGGGAGATCAAAGCGGGGGACAGCGGGGACAGTCTGGTGGACTACGGCGACGAGGACGTCCAGTTCAACGAGGACGGCTCCTTCATCGGCGAGTACGCCGGCCGGAAGGAGAAGAGAGCGTCCGCTGAGATCAAAGCCACCGCGCAGACCCCGGCGTGA
- the chl1b gene encoding neural cell adhesion molecule L1-like protein isoform X3, translated as MRLQRSPGLVAVLGLIACICAFHTATAIDIPLEVLGHVNIEQLPTITAQSPSSLIAFPFDESFPMTCEAKGNPEPEFRWTKNGQEFDPFLDPRLMKEENSGTFVIPNNGNLTEYQGTYRCYASNKLGTAISKEIEFIVPHVPKFPKETLEPVVVEEGQPFVLQCDPPKGIPPLQIYWMTINLQHIEQDERVSMGLNGDLYFSHAEEKDSRRDYCCFAAFPRIRTIVQKTAMSVIVKTKKSDTSPETANAILERRPSLLMPSGDRSETQLVKGEDLKLECIAEGFPTPQVEWVKMGHQLPDKAKLENHGKLLIVPRVEQEDGGKYMCKAKNALGQAAHYFTVTVEEPPEWVSEPESQLSMIGSNVLIRCSAGGSPRPTVTWRVNGVPLREAPAANRKALDDTIVLHNAKASDSAVYQCEASNRHGTLLSNANIMIMNLPPMILTKEGEDYSAVEGKGVMMHCQVFSSPPPTITWSKDDSSESVEGPRFAVHDNGSLEIFSVEKGDVGQYTCLAKNTEGSSAIDTMLYVKDPTTIVVAPEDLQILIGTTAQLSCHAQYDKSFSNDFELLWEKDDMEIAFNYTENSRYFVEDGILQIINVSHGDQGVYTCVARTPVDQHTASALLMVLDVPDAPEYLVLSEHKSKSVKLKWIPGDDHNSSTTDFIVEFEESQWEPGNWKELLRVPGNHNSAVLKLHGHVDYRFRVSGVNTVGRGPHSEPTERYKTPAAAPDKNPENIKIEGHLPDEMDINWGPLLPIEHNGPGLEYKVSYRRQDVEEDWKEHMVKRHSFVVKNTPTFVPYEIKIQARNHQGWGPEPKLVTGYSGEDFPSAAPDEVAVEVMNSSAVKVSWTPVHKDKLHGHLGGYRINWWRLRSLLESKKSHRDKHTLTLPGDRHHAAVPGLTPFSEYSLIVMTFNGRGNGPGSHPVHFKTPEGVPEKNPVFRVTDVQRHTVSLVWAPPLEPNGILTGYLLEYQLINDTEDVGPLQTVDISNPDTTQWILRDLEPVSKYKLYLRSCTTVGCGPVVSEECTTTLERTPTLAPAVGLSKSASPSPPSTPKSRATKPTRSTIGLASVHGGISTQGWFIGLMCAIALLTLIVLIACFVNRNKGGKYSVKEKEDLHPDVESQGMNDDTFCEYSDNDEKPLKGSQRSLSREIKAGDSGDSLVDYGDEDVQFNEDGSFIGEYAGRKEKRASAEIKATAQTPA; from the exons ATGAGGTTGCAGAGGAGCCCGGGGTTGGTCGCCGTGCTGGGTTTGATCGCCTGTATTTGTGCCTTCCATACCGCTACAGCCATCGACATCCCCCTGGAGG TTTTAGGTCATGTAAACA TCGAGCAGCTGCCCACCATCACAGCGCAGTCGCCCAGCTCTCTCATCGCCTTCCCTTTCGACGAGAGCTTCCCCATGACGTGCGAAGCCAAAGGGAATCCCGAGCCAGA ATTCAGATGGACGAAGAATGGCCAGGAATTCGACCCCTTTCTAGACCCCCGGCTGATGAAAGAGGAGAACTCTGGGACCTTTGTGATACCCAATAATGGGAACCTCACAGAGTACCAGGGAACCTATCGCTGTTACGCCTCAAACAAACTGGGGACCGCCATATCGAAGGAGATTGAGTTCATTGTGCCCC ATGTTCCAAAGTTTCCTAAAGAGACACTTGAGCCCGTTGTGGTGGAGGAAGGCCAGCCTTTCGTTTTACAGTGTGACCCCCCTAAAGGAATACCTCCTCTGCAGATCTACTGGATGACTATCA ATCTCCAGCACATTGAGCAGGACGAGAGGGTGTCTATGGGCCTGAACGGAGACCTTTACTTCTCTCACGCCGAGGAGAAGGACAGCAGGAGAGACTACTGCTGCTTCGCCGCCTTCCCGAGGATACGAACCATCGTTCAGAAGACCGCCATGTCCGTCATTGTCAAGACAA AAAAAAGTGACACGAGTCCTGAAACTG CTAATGCAATCCTGGAGAGAAGACCCTCTCTTCTGATGCCCTCTGGTGACAGATCAGAGACACAGCTGGTCAAAGGAGAGGACTTGAAATTGGAGTGTATTGCTGAGGGATT TCCAACTCCACAGGTTGAGTGGGTGAAGATGGGTCATCAACTTCCCGATAAAGCAAAACTGGAGAATCACGGGAAATTGCTGATTGTGCCGAGAGTTGAGCAGGAGGACGGTGGGAAGTACATGTGCAAGGCAAAGAACGCGCTTGGACAAGCTGCCCATTACTTCACGGTGACAGTAGAAG AGCCTCCAGAGTGGGTGTCTGAGCCCGAGAGCCAGCTCAGTATGATCGGCTCCAACGTGCTCATCAGGTGCTCTGCCGGCGGGAGTCCCCGGCCGACTGTAACATGGAGGGTGAACGGGGTCCCTCTGCGGG AGGCGCCTGCGGCCAACAGGAAGGCGTTAGATGATACCATCGTCTTACACAACGCCAAAGCCTCCGACAGTGCGGTCTACCAGTGTGAGGCCTCCAACAGACACGGGACCCTTCTGTCCAACGCAAACATCATGATTATGA ATCTGCCCCCCATGATTCTGACCAAGGAGGGGGAGGACTACTCTGCTGTGGAGGGGAAGGGAGTGATGATGCACTGCCAGGTcttcagctctcctcctcccactaTCACTTG GAGCAAAGACGACTCCTCCGAATCCGTGGAGGGGCCGAGGTTCGCCGTTCACGACAATGGGTCGCTGGAGATCTTCAGCGTGGAGAAAGGCGACGTCGGGCAGTACACGTGTTTAGCTAAAAACACGGAGGGATCGTCTGCCATCGACACCATGCTCTATGTGAAAG ATCCCACTACAATAGTCGTGGCCCCGGAGGACCTGCAGATCTTAATAGGTACCACGGCCCAGCTCTCATGCCACGCACAGTACGACAAGTCCTTCAGCAACGACTTTGAGCTCCTGTGGGAAAAAGATGATATGGAGATAGCCTTCAACTACACAGAGAATTCAAG ATACTTTGTGGAGGACGGTATTCTTCAGATTATCAATGTAAGCCACGGGGACCAGggtgtgtacacatgtgtggCAAGAACTCCAGTGGACCAGCACACGGCCTCAGCGCTGCTCATGGTGTTAG ACGTCCCCGATGCGCCCGAGTACTTGGTACTGTCTGAgcacaagagcaaaagtgtgaAACTGAAATGGATCCCCGGGGACGATCACAACAGCTCAACCACAG ACTTCATTGTCGAGTTCGAGGAGAGCCAGTGGGAGCCGGGGAACTGGAAGGAGCTGCTCCGAGTACCGGGGAACCACAACTCGGCCGTCCTCAAGCTCCACGGCCACGTCGACTACCGCTTCCGCGTGTCTGGCGTGAACACTGTGGGGAGGGGTCCTCACAGCGAGCCCACAGAGCGATACAAAACCCCCGCTGCAG CCCCTGACAAGAACcctgaaaatatcaaaatcgAAGGTCATTTGCCAGATGAAATGGATATCAACTGGGGG CCCTTGTTACCCATTGAGCACAACGGCCCTGGTCTGGAGTATAAGGTGAGCTACAGGAGACAGGACGTGGAGGAGGACTGGAAGGAACACATGGTGAAGAGACACTCGTTTGTGGTGAAGAACACACCCACCTTTGTGCCCTATGAGATCAAGATCCAAGCCAGGAACCATCAGGGCTGGGGCCCTGAGCCCAAGCTAGTCACTGGCTACTCAGGAGAGGACT TTCCCTCTGCTGCGCCTGACGAAGTAGCTGTGGAGGTGATGAACAGCTCAGCGGTCAAGGTTAGCTGGACGCCTGTACACAAGGACAAGCTACATGGACATCTGGGAGGCTACAGG ATAAACTGGTGGCGCCTGCGCAGTCTGTTGGAGTCAAAGAAAagccacagagacaaacacacgcTAACGCTCCCCGGGGACCGGCACCACGCCGCGGTACCGGGCCTGACGCCCTTCTCCGAGTACAGCCTCATCGTCATGACCTTCAACGGGCGGGGCAACGGCCCCGGCAGCCATCCCGTCCACTTCAAAACCCCAGAGGGAG TCCCCGAGAAAAATCCTGTTTTCAGGGTCACGGATGTACAAAGGCACACCGTCTCTCTGGTCTGGGCCCCGCCATTGGAGCCTAATGGGATTCTCACCGGGTACCTCCTCGAGTATCAGCTCA TCAACGACACGGAGGACGTGGGGCCACTGCAGACGGTGGACATCAGCAACCCCGACACCACCCAGTGGATCCTGCGCGACTTGGAGCCTGTGAGCAAATACAAGTTGTACCTGCGCTCCTGCACCACGGTGGGCTGCGGGCCTGTGGTCAGCGAGGAGTGCACCACTACCCTGGAAAGAA ctcCCACTTTGGCACCCGCTGTCGGCCTCA gCAAGTCAGCTTCCCCCTCGCCTCCAAGCACTCCAAAGTCCCGAGCGACCAAACCCACTCGTTCCACCATAG GTCTGGCCAGCGTCCACGGAGGAATATCCACCCAGGGCTGGTTTATCGGCCTGATGTGTGCCATCGCTCTCCTCACGCTCATTGTGTTGATCGCCTGCTTTGTCAACAGAAATAAAGGAGGAAAGTATTCCG taaaagaaaaagaggaccTCCACCCAGACGTGGAGTCCCAGGGCATGAATGACGACACATTTTGTGAATACAG CGACAACGATGAGAAGCCACTGAAGGGCAGCCAACGCTCGCTGAGCAGGGAGATCAAAGCGGGGGACAGCGGGGACAGTCTGGTGGACTACGGCGACGAGGACGTCCAGTTCAACGAGGACGGCTCCTTCATCGGCGAGTACGCCGGCCGGAAGGAGAAGAGAGCGTCCGCTGAGATCAAAGCCACCGCGCAGACCCCGGCGTGA